In one Myotis daubentonii chromosome 1, mMyoDau2.1, whole genome shotgun sequence genomic region, the following are encoded:
- the LOC132218975 gene encoding rRNA-processing protein FCF1 homolog, with protein MGKQKKTRKYATMKRMLSLRDQRLKEKDRLKPKKKEKKDPSALKEREVPQHPSCLFFQYNTQLGPPYHILVDTNFINFSIKAKLDLVQSMMDCLYAKCIPCITDCVMAEIEKLGQKYRVALRIAKDPRFERLPCTHKGTYADDCLVQRVTQHKCYIVATVDRDLKRRIRKIPGVPIMYISNHRYNIERMPDDYGAPRF; from the coding sequence ATGgggaagcaaaagaaaacaaggaagtaTGCGACCATGAAGCGAATGCTTAGTCTCAGAGATCAGAGGCTTAAAGAAAAGGATAGATTAAaacctaaaaagaaagaaaagaaagatcccAGTGCACTCAAAGAAAGAGAagtcccccaacacccctcctgCTTATTCTTCCAATATAACACACAGCTAGGCCCACCTTACCACATCCTGGTTGATACCAACTTTATCAACTTTTCCATTAAGGCCAAACTGGACTTAGTGCAGTCAATGATGGATTGTCTCTATGCCAAGTGTATCCCTTGTATAACTGACTGTGTAATGGCTGAAATTGAGAAATTGGGGCAGAAGTATCGAGTGGCTCTAAGGATCGCCAAGGATCCAAGATTTGAACGATTACCATGCACACACAAAGGAACCTATGCAGATGACTGCTTAGTACAGAGAGTAACTCAGCACAAGTGTTATATTGTGGCCACAGTTGACCGGGACCTTAAACGAAGAATCAGGAAGATCCCTGGAGTTCCCATCATGTACATTTCTAACCATAGGTACAACATTGAGCGGATGCCAGATGATTATGGAGCCCCTCGATTCTAA